The following are encoded together in the Pseudomonas xantholysinigenes genome:
- a CDS encoding flagellar hook-length control protein FliK → MTEINSLGAQTTVSPQVAKAAMTGELLRLLQAQPGMLPPGENAEAEVVSLRQVGPDFQLLLRLTQANGNQTQVLANASQPLAPGSQIIVSQPDSNRLAVMVQLGNAGNIATLTQVDTRQVPVGTLLQGKVLTSQALPATVGEPVSFRSLVSLLNSPQAGATLVIDSPRRLPLGSLLSAMVQGDQSLRFVPLSGRQDQLAVTQHLSTQQAQQASLTGVLSTLQRIASAPDAGLELRASAERLLASLPEARQLGDAKNLAQALNDSGTFLEAKLFGGQASGIAADLKAQLIRLVAQALPNPSGQAALAAHPALASAPQVLAHALPGLARSALGMLGQVSPRPQPSAFPLPSRLLQKLESEGDLQQLLRLAAAAISRLQSHSLSSLQQSGTLDNGNQQTTWQTEIPVRHGQEFIPLQVKLQREETPEQQAEREREQHDPLEALWRIELAFDLSPLGPLQVQAQLAKGRLSGQLWAQHEQTARLIDSQLGALRERLLARGLDVGDLECHPGTPPQGPRTRLEQRWVDENA, encoded by the coding sequence ATGACTGAAATCAATAGTCTCGGCGCACAAACCACGGTGAGCCCACAGGTGGCCAAGGCCGCCATGACCGGTGAACTGCTGCGCCTGCTGCAGGCCCAGCCCGGCATGCTGCCGCCCGGCGAAAACGCCGAGGCCGAGGTGGTCAGCCTGCGCCAGGTCGGCCCGGACTTCCAACTGCTGCTACGCCTCACCCAGGCCAATGGCAACCAGACACAAGTGCTGGCCAATGCCAGCCAGCCCCTGGCCCCTGGTAGCCAGATCATCGTCAGCCAGCCCGACAGCAACCGCCTGGCGGTCATGGTGCAACTGGGCAACGCCGGCAACATCGCTACCCTGACCCAGGTCGATACTCGCCAGGTACCGGTCGGCACCCTGTTGCAGGGCAAGGTCCTGACCAGCCAGGCGCTGCCAGCGACAGTTGGCGAGCCCGTCAGTTTCCGCTCGCTGGTAAGCCTGCTCAACAGCCCCCAGGCCGGCGCCACCCTGGTCATCGACAGCCCGCGCCGACTGCCGCTGGGCAGCCTGCTCAGCGCCATGGTGCAAGGCGACCAGTCGTTGCGCTTCGTGCCCCTGAGCGGTCGCCAGGACCAGCTGGCCGTCACCCAGCACCTCTCGACCCAGCAGGCCCAGCAGGCCTCGCTGACGGGTGTGCTCAGCACCCTGCAACGCATCGCCAGCGCCCCCGATGCGGGTCTTGAACTACGCGCCAGTGCCGAACGCCTGCTCGCCAGCCTGCCCGAGGCGCGACAACTGGGGGATGCGAAGAACCTCGCCCAGGCACTGAACGACAGTGGCACTTTCCTGGAGGCCAAGCTGTTCGGTGGCCAGGCCAGCGGCATCGCTGCGGACCTCAAGGCACAATTGATCCGCCTGGTGGCCCAGGCCCTGCCCAATCCATCGGGGCAGGCCGCCCTCGCCGCGCATCCGGCGCTGGCCAGCGCGCCCCAGGTCCTGGCCCATGCACTGCCGGGCCTCGCCCGCAGCGCGCTGGGCATGCTCGGCCAGGTCAGCCCACGCCCGCAGCCAAGCGCCTTCCCCCTACCCTCGCGCCTGCTGCAAAAGCTGGAAAGCGAGGGCGACCTGCAACAACTGCTGCGCCTGGCGGCTGCAGCGATATCGCGGCTGCAGAGCCATTCGCTGTCGAGCCTGCAGCAAAGCGGCACCCTCGACAACGGCAACCAGCAGACCACCTGGCAGACCGAGATCCCGGTGCGCCACGGCCAGGAGTTCATCCCTCTGCAGGTCAAGCTGCAACGCGAAGAAACTCCGGAGCAACAGGCCGAGCGCGAACGCGAGCAGCACGATCCGCTGGAAGCGCTATGGCGTATCGAACTGGCTTTCGACCTGTCGCCGCTTGGCCCGCTGCAGGTCCAGGCGCAACTGGCCAAGGGCCGTTTGTCGGGGCAACTGTGGGCGCAGCACGAGCAGACCGCACGCCTGATCGACAGCCAACTGGGAGCCCTGCGCGAGCGCCTGCTGGCCCGCGGGCTGGATGTGGGCGACCTGGAATGCCATCCCGGCACTCCACCGCAAGGCCCGCGCACACGCCTGGAACAACGTTGGGTGGACGAGAACGCATGA
- a CDS encoding EscU/YscU/HrcU family type III secretion system export apparatus switch protein — protein MSSKQPRQAIALSYDGQQAPTLTAKGDDELAEAILALAREHEVPIYENAELVRLLARLELGEQIPEALYLTIAEIIAFAWQLRGKVPPGFNDQQASTRDISPASRLLPSPESR, from the coding sequence ATGAGCAGCAAGCAACCCCGCCAGGCCATCGCCCTGAGCTATGACGGCCAGCAGGCGCCTACCCTGACCGCCAAAGGCGACGACGAACTGGCCGAGGCCATCCTCGCCCTGGCTCGTGAGCATGAGGTGCCGATCTACGAGAATGCCGAGCTGGTGCGCTTGCTGGCGCGCCTGGAACTGGGCGAGCAAATCCCCGAGGCCCTGTACCTGACCATCGCCGAGATCATCGCCTTCGCCTGGCAGTTGCGTGGCAAGGTACCGCCGGGATTCAACGACCAACAAGCCTCGACCCGGGACATCTCGCCTGCGTCTCGCTTGCTGCCATCGCCCGAAAGCCGGTAG
- a CDS encoding dermonecrotic toxin domain-containing protein produces MNIRHDKTNHLGKAPQAIVGSAGKQHVKHILANVPRPDLSAIQAIREWASADHPGLEPKDILAVTLHYKFDKARGWLVRIAEQMTMTEALLTNWQDQSTALTVQNAIAQGMRPLSAISLLGMLPDLLWPHGHVSWASAFSDAQITIVEQLPKGGLLEDIDDHSVFHGLFHQQTPMRYDASTFVDLDAKAFQAFIWKLEFQDVFKDQLATFWRQSEDSYALAARIAFLAACNKQTLQGTLSESARQLAWRAAGVERSGVDSKQGDRTFEARMLNIHGYRSSNILCLTDIASQRIVLYIPGNASPLHEFASTRQLRVWLALACRMADRRTALLTHFCAQDIPDRLARPGLATVLQGLGQFPLQRRIAPATSVYRLVRYWNPNTVINYQADTYSPLIKGDVFSALAQEQRRRSEHDASFLITRDSEVSKATWRGYFYLTMNLLTPFMLVVPELIPLLTVAGAAQFGVGLDQAINDKHLEQQEDGAWQAAFGLLNAAPGITKGIRASRTLFGNHSLGFIKPVRVNGRVGYLLSPVGPPHLPEQTTLPYFQDLATVSEHTSDMGSEADPHVAAAVIRGRAFGTGDRLYGDLGRGMEMLVYDAQRDSFVLYYPDQARAGQDFIAQPDADNPQASTLVRNTEPSRQATPASRSRTLRALGVEITLPVDFEALGVTPGEAIPKRLFSIWVGDKVIAGDYLTALDHNIQVLRNSDYVLTLYLSTTNKVAYQQNMALLQSRIAGGLKVKQLESQGFYDLFKNSDYFNQYQAAIAGNGGVASNFSSASDILRYRILHSEGGIYLDMDDHLLLDEGPPPRARLDAVSLNATPDGLLLRSPVCNQQLGMYTSYNTSMIGSHAANPVLNDISDEILRRYQAPGGQEFYQIKPPPSDKAAYQIYTKKLNMMTGPGVLNHVIDQRLQQLRTFRNIMDLNNLPLLHEEALFDTAAQERAERRLLPLEQVIAVGNAQGY; encoded by the coding sequence ATGAACATTCGACACGACAAGACCAACCACCTCGGAAAAGCCCCCCAAGCCATTGTCGGTAGCGCCGGCAAGCAGCATGTGAAACACATCCTCGCCAATGTGCCCCGCCCAGACCTCAGTGCTATCCAGGCGATACGTGAGTGGGCGAGCGCCGACCATCCCGGACTAGAGCCCAAAGACATCCTCGCTGTGACGTTGCACTACAAGTTCGACAAAGCGCGTGGCTGGCTGGTGCGCATAGCCGAGCAAATGACCATGACCGAGGCGTTGCTGACCAATTGGCAGGACCAGTCCACAGCACTCACGGTGCAGAATGCAATAGCGCAAGGCATGCGACCGCTGAGTGCCATCAGCCTGCTCGGCATGCTGCCCGACCTGCTCTGGCCCCATGGCCATGTTTCCTGGGCCAGTGCATTCAGCGACGCTCAGATCACCATAGTCGAACAGTTGCCCAAGGGCGGCTTGCTCGAAGATATCGATGACCACAGTGTTTTCCACGGTCTGTTTCACCAGCAAACGCCCATGCGCTATGACGCCAGCACTTTCGTCGACCTCGATGCCAAAGCGTTCCAGGCCTTCATCTGGAAGCTGGAGTTCCAGGACGTATTCAAGGATCAGCTCGCCACGTTCTGGCGGCAATCTGAAGACAGCTATGCCCTCGCGGCCCGCATCGCCTTCCTCGCGGCGTGCAACAAGCAAACCTTGCAGGGCACGCTCAGCGAATCGGCGCGCCAACTGGCATGGCGGGCAGCAGGTGTCGAGCGTTCAGGCGTGGACTCTAAACAGGGTGACCGCACGTTCGAAGCCAGAATGCTCAATATCCATGGATATCGTTCAAGCAACATCCTCTGCCTGACAGATATCGCTAGTCAGCGGATCGTGCTGTATATCCCGGGTAACGCCTCCCCTCTTCATGAGTTCGCTAGCACCAGACAGCTACGCGTGTGGCTGGCGCTCGCTTGTCGTATGGCCGACAGGAGAACGGCATTGCTTACACACTTCTGTGCCCAGGACATCCCAGACCGTCTTGCGCGCCCCGGGCTAGCCACTGTCCTTCAGGGGCTCGGCCAGTTTCCGCTCCAACGCAGAATCGCCCCTGCCACTTCGGTATATCGGCTGGTGAGGTACTGGAACCCCAACACCGTCATCAACTATCAAGCCGACACCTATAGCCCGTTGATCAAAGGTGATGTGTTCTCGGCGTTGGCTCAGGAACAACGTCGGCGCAGCGAGCACGATGCCAGCTTCCTGATCACCCGGGACAGCGAGGTCAGCAAGGCGACCTGGCGCGGCTACTTCTACTTGACCATGAACTTGCTCACGCCATTCATGCTAGTGGTGCCCGAACTGATCCCTCTGCTCACCGTCGCCGGTGCGGCACAGTTTGGCGTAGGACTGGACCAGGCCATCAACGACAAACACCTCGAACAGCAGGAAGACGGTGCCTGGCAGGCTGCGTTCGGCCTGCTCAACGCCGCACCGGGTATCACCAAGGGGATCAGGGCCAGCAGGACGTTATTTGGCAATCATTCGCTTGGATTCATAAAACCTGTCAGGGTGAACGGTCGTGTCGGCTATCTCCTGAGTCCTGTCGGACCTCCCCACCTGCCTGAGCAGACGACGCTGCCTTATTTTCAGGACCTGGCGACAGTCAGCGAGCACACCAGCGATATGGGCAGCGAAGCCGACCCACATGTCGCCGCTGCCGTCATACGGGGCCGCGCGTTTGGCACCGGCGATCGGTTGTACGGTGACCTGGGCAGGGGCATGGAAATGCTCGTGTACGACGCACAGCGTGACAGTTTCGTCCTCTATTACCCCGACCAGGCGCGAGCCGGGCAGGACTTCATTGCTCAGCCAGATGCTGACAATCCCCAGGCCAGCACGCTAGTGCGCAACACCGAGCCATCACGCCAGGCCACCCCCGCATCGCGCTCCCGCACGCTGCGTGCGCTCGGGGTGGAGATTACCTTACCCGTAGACTTTGAGGCATTGGGCGTCACGCCTGGTGAAGCCATACCCAAGCGGCTGTTCAGTATCTGGGTTGGCGACAAAGTCATCGCTGGCGACTATTTGACCGCGCTGGACCATAACATCCAGGTGCTTCGCAATAGCGACTACGTGCTGACGCTTTACCTCTCCACCACTAACAAGGTCGCGTATCAACAGAACATGGCGCTGCTGCAAAGCCGAATAGCGGGCGGCCTGAAAGTGAAACAGCTGGAGAGCCAGGGCTTTTACGACTTGTTCAAGAACAGCGATTATTTCAACCAGTACCAGGCGGCCATCGCAGGCAACGGCGGTGTGGCCAGCAACTTCTCGTCCGCCTCCGATATCCTGCGCTATCGCATTCTCCACAGTGAAGGCGGTATCTACCTGGACATGGACGATCACCTGCTGCTGGACGAGGGCCCACCACCACGCGCGCGTCTGGATGCAGTATCACTGAATGCCACGCCCGATGGGCTGCTGCTCAGGAGCCCGGTGTGCAACCAGCAGTTGGGCATGTACACCAGCTACAACACCAGCATGATCGGCAGCCACGCCGCCAACCCGGTCCTGAACGATATTTCCGACGAGATCCTTCGTCGCTATCAAGCGCCAGGGGGGCAGGAGTTCTACCAGATCAAGCCACCACCTTCGGACAAAGCGGCGTACCAAATCTATACCAAGAAGCTCAACATGATGACTGGCCCCGGTGTGCTCAACCATGTCATAGACCAACGCCTGCAGCAGTTGCGCACGTTCAGGAACATCATGGACCTGAACAACCTGCCGTTACTGCATGAGGAGGCATTGTTCGACACCGCCGCCCAGGAGCGCGCCGAAAGGCGTCTGCTGCCCCTGGAACAGGTGATCGCCGTGGGCAATGCCCAAGGTTACTGA
- a CDS encoding DUF2802 domain-containing protein → MIFEVAVIFLALLWALSLWFFLNYSKRQRELAAQQAQGDALRDQRIKDLAKRLDDYQNGTVRMGEAIHELRAVVAPLPEKLQQLEQRDPNSVTFTQAAKLVVMGASVEELTQTCGLTQAEAQLMSKLHRGE, encoded by the coding sequence TTGATCTTCGAGGTTGCTGTCATCTTCCTGGCGCTGCTCTGGGCGCTGAGCTTGTGGTTCTTCCTCAACTACAGCAAACGCCAGCGCGAGCTGGCCGCCCAGCAGGCCCAGGGCGATGCGCTGCGTGACCAGCGCATCAAGGACCTGGCCAAGCGCCTGGACGACTACCAGAACGGCACCGTGCGCATGGGCGAGGCGATCCATGAACTGCGCGCGGTGGTCGCGCCGTTGCCCGAGAAGCTGCAGCAACTCGAGCAGCGCGATCCCAACAGCGTCACCTTCACCCAGGCTGCCAAGCTGGTGGTGATGGGCGCCAGCGTCGAGGAACTGACCCAGACCTGCGGATTGACCCAGGCCGAGGCGCAGTTGATGAGCAAGCTGCACCGCGGCGAGTGA
- a CDS encoding chemotaxis protein CheW, translating to MKKSSAQGSEDPILQWVTFRLDNESYGINVMQVQEVLRYTEIAPVPGAPSYVLGIINLRGNVVTVIDTRQRFGLMSSEVTDNTRIVIIEADKQVVGILVDSVAEVVYLRQSEIETAPNVGNEESAKFIQGVCNKNGELLILVELDKMMTEEEWSELENI from the coding sequence ATGAAAAAGTCGTCTGCACAAGGTTCCGAAGATCCGATCCTGCAATGGGTCACCTTCCGTCTGGACAACGAGTCCTACGGCATCAATGTGATGCAGGTGCAGGAAGTGTTGCGCTACACCGAGATCGCCCCGGTACCGGGTGCGCCGAGCTACGTACTGGGCATCATCAACCTGCGCGGCAACGTGGTGACGGTGATCGACACCCGCCAGCGTTTTGGCTTGATGTCCAGCGAAGTCACCGACAACACCCGCATCGTCATCATCGAGGCGGACAAGCAGGTGGTCGGCATTCTCGTCGACAGCGTTGCCGAGGTGGTGTACCTGCGTCAGTCGGAGATCGAGACCGCGCCGAATGTCGGCAACGAAGAGTCGGCCAAGTTCATCCAGGGTGTGTGCAACAAGAACGGCGAGCTGCTGATCCTGGTCGAGCTGGACAAGATGATGACCGAGGAAGAGTGGTCCGAGCTGGAGAACATCTGA
- a CDS encoding CheW domain-containing protein, protein MNQARPITSKPQLALQSYLDGLLQEATESFDLPEQVPVASPPVVEAAPSDEFEAAVREEQARDAQREEAPLPAPVRPFAEPQVKVLPTVLPPAPPVAAPIVSVEAETSIAPQISAPAAEPVAPLVELRAPVAPAAPTPPATVDGRPAWAAEPFECLLFDVAGLTLAVPLVCLGSIYTLAGQELTPLFGQPDWFLGILTCQAGNLKVLDTARWVMPDRYRDDFRQGLQYVISVQGYEWGLAVHQVSRSLRLDPNEIKWRSQRGQRPWLAGTVIEHMCALLDVAELAELIASGAVKQMNTKHN, encoded by the coding sequence ATGAATCAGGCCCGGCCTATTACCAGCAAGCCACAGTTGGCCCTGCAGTCCTACCTCGATGGGTTGCTGCAGGAGGCTACAGAATCATTCGACCTGCCGGAGCAAGTGCCGGTAGCCAGCCCGCCAGTGGTAGAGGCAGCGCCCAGCGATGAGTTCGAGGCGGCCGTGCGCGAGGAACAGGCTCGCGATGCCCAGCGCGAGGAGGCCCCGTTACCTGCGCCAGTGCGTCCTTTCGCTGAACCGCAGGTCAAGGTCCTGCCGACGGTATTGCCCCCGGCACCTCCCGTTGCGGCACCGATCGTCAGCGTGGAGGCCGAAACCAGCATTGCGCCGCAGATCAGCGCTCCGGCCGCCGAACCAGTGGCACCGTTGGTCGAGCTGCGCGCCCCGGTCGCGCCCGCCGCGCCGACCCCGCCGGCAACGGTCGACGGCCGTCCGGCCTGGGCCGCAGAACCTTTCGAATGCCTGCTGTTCGACGTGGCTGGCCTGACCCTGGCGGTGCCGCTGGTTTGCCTTGGGTCGATCTACACCCTGGCCGGCCAGGAGCTGACACCGCTGTTCGGCCAGCCGGACTGGTTCCTCGGCATCCTCACCTGCCAGGCGGGCAATCTCAAGGTGCTCGACACGGCGCGCTGGGTGATGCCGGATCGCTACCGCGACGATTTCCGCCAGGGCCTGCAATACGTGATTTCGGTGCAGGGCTACGAATGGGGATTGGCCGTGCACCAGGTCAGCCGCTCGTTGCGCCTGGACCCGAACGAGATCAAGTGGCGCAGCCAGCGCGGGCAGCGCCCATGGCTGGCCGGCACGGTGATCGAACACATGTGCGCGCTGCTAGACGTGGCCGAACTGGCCGAGCTGATCGCCAGTGGCGCGGTCAAGCAGATGAACACCAAACACAACTGA
- a CDS encoding ParA family protein: MRVWAVANQKGGVGKTTTTIALAGLLAEAGKRVVVVDLDPHGSMTSYFGHNPDALEHSCYDLFLHKGTVPEGLPGQLLLPTSDERISLLPSSTALAVLERQSPGQSGLGLVIAKSLAQLWQDFDFALIDSPPLLGVLMVNALAASQQLVIPVQTEFLAVKGLERMVGTLGMINRSRKQALPYQIVPTLFDRRTQASLGTLKVLRDTYGEQVWQGYIPVDTRLRDASRNGVTPSQFDGKSRGVVAYRALLKHLLTYRNALQVA; the protein is encoded by the coding sequence ATGAGAGTCTGGGCAGTAGCCAATCAAAAAGGTGGCGTCGGCAAGACCACCACTACCATTGCCCTGGCCGGCCTGCTGGCCGAGGCGGGCAAGCGCGTGGTCGTGGTCGACCTCGATCCGCACGGCTCGATGACCAGCTACTTCGGGCATAACCCCGACGCGCTCGAGCACAGCTGCTACGACTTGTTCCTGCACAAGGGCACGGTGCCCGAGGGCCTGCCGGGTCAATTGTTGCTGCCGACCAGCGACGAGCGCATCTCGTTGCTGCCGTCGAGCACCGCGCTGGCGGTGCTGGAGCGTCAGTCGCCGGGCCAGAGTGGCCTGGGCCTGGTCATTGCCAAGAGTCTGGCGCAGCTGTGGCAGGATTTCGACTTCGCCCTGATCGACAGCCCGCCCTTGCTGGGCGTGCTGATGGTCAACGCCCTGGCGGCCAGCCAGCAGTTGGTGATCCCGGTGCAAACCGAGTTCCTTGCGGTCAAGGGCCTGGAACGCATGGTCGGCACCCTGGGCATGATCAACCGCTCGCGCAAGCAGGCGCTGCCCTACCAGATCGTGCCCACATTATTCGACCGCCGCACCCAGGCTTCGCTGGGCACTCTCAAGGTGCTGCGCGACACCTACGGCGAGCAGGTCTGGCAGGGCTATATCCCGGTCGATACTCGGTTGCGCGACGCCAGCCGCAATGGCGTTACCCCATCGCAGTTCGATGGCAAGAGCCGTGGCGTGGTGGCCTACCGGGCGCTGCTCAAGCACCTGTTGACCTACCGTAACGCGTTGCAGGTGGCGTGA
- the motD gene encoding flagellar motor protein MotD, whose protein sequence is MARRRHTEEHENHERWLVSYADFITLLFAFFVVMYSISSINEGKYKVISQALIGVFNDPDRTMKPIPIGEERPLSVRPAEPLIRDSEQTDAGLAQSSADPLQTISDDVRDAFGDLIKSNQMTVRGNELWIEIELNSSLLFASADAMPSDVAFEIIEKVAKILKPFANPVHVEGFTDNLPIRTAQYPTNWELSSARAASIVRLLAMEGVNPARMASVGYGEYQPVASNDSAEGRARNRRVVLVISRNLEVRRSLTGSGSANATPDAALRRAGTQSAPATPASVAGP, encoded by the coding sequence ATGGCCCGCCGTCGTCACACCGAGGAACATGAAAACCACGAACGTTGGCTGGTGTCGTATGCCGACTTCATCACCTTGCTGTTCGCCTTCTTCGTGGTCATGTACTCGATTTCCTCGATCAACGAGGGCAAGTACAAGGTCATCTCCCAGGCGCTGATCGGGGTGTTCAACGACCCCGATCGGACCATGAAGCCTATCCCCATCGGCGAGGAGCGGCCGCTGTCGGTGCGCCCGGCCGAGCCATTGATCAGGGACAGCGAGCAGACCGACGCGGGCCTGGCGCAAAGCAGCGCCGACCCGCTGCAGACCATCAGTGACGATGTCCGCGATGCCTTCGGCGACTTGATCAAGTCCAACCAGATGACCGTGCGCGGCAACGAGCTGTGGATCGAGATCGAGCTCAATTCCTCGCTGCTGTTCGCCAGTGCCGATGCCATGCCCAGCGATGTCGCCTTCGAGATCATCGAAAAGGTGGCGAAGATCCTCAAGCCGTTCGCCAACCCGGTGCATGTCGAGGGCTTTACCGACAACCTGCCGATCCGCACCGCCCAGTACCCGACCAACTGGGAACTGTCGTCGGCGCGGGCGGCGAGCATCGTGCGCCTGCTGGCCATGGAAGGGGTCAACCCGGCGCGCATGGCTTCGGTGGGCTATGGCGAGTACCAGCCGGTGGCCAGTAACGACAGTGCCGAGGGCCGTGCGCGTAACCGCCGGGTGGTCCTGGTGATTTCACGCAACCTCGAGGTGCGTCGCAGCCTGACCGGTAGCGGCAGCGCCAATGCCACCCCTGATGCCGCGTTGCGCCGGGCTGGCACACAAAGTGCACCAGCCACGCCAGCATCGGTGGCGGGGCCATAA
- a CDS encoding flagellar motor protein, producing MDVLSLIGLILAFVAIVGGNFLEGGHVGALLNGPAALIVLGGTLAAALLQSPLSSFKRALQIVRWIFFPPRVDLVGGIDRVVNWSLTARKEGLLGLEGVADAEPDPYARKGLQLLVDGAEPEAIRSILEVDFLTQEARDIQAAKVFESMGGYAPTIGIIGAVMGLIHVMGNLADPSQLGNGIAVAFVATIYGVASANLILLPIANKLKAITLRQSRYREMLLEGLLSIAEGENPRSIELKLQGFME from the coding sequence ATGGATGTGCTTAGCCTTATTGGCCTGATCCTCGCCTTTGTCGCCATCGTCGGCGGCAATTTCCTCGAGGGCGGCCACGTCGGCGCGCTGCTCAACGGCCCAGCAGCCTTGATCGTGCTCGGCGGTACCTTGGCGGCGGCCTTGCTGCAGTCGCCGCTGTCGTCGTTCAAGCGCGCCTTGCAGATCGTGCGCTGGATCTTCTTCCCGCCACGGGTCGACCTGGTCGGTGGCATCGACCGGGTGGTGAACTGGAGCCTGACCGCGCGCAAGGAAGGCCTGCTGGGTCTGGAAGGGGTGGCCGACGCCGAGCCCGACCCGTATGCGCGCAAGGGCCTGCAACTGCTGGTCGACGGCGCCGAGCCCGAGGCCATCCGCAGCATCCTCGAAGTCGACTTCCTGACCCAGGAAGCCCGCGACATCCAGGCCGCCAAGGTGTTCGAGAGCATGGGCGGCTACGCGCCGACCATCGGTATCATCGGTGCGGTCATGGGCCTGATCCATGTGATGGGCAACCTGGCCGACCCGTCGCAGTTGGGCAACGGCATTGCCGTGGCCTTCGTCGCCACCATCTATGGCGTGGCCAGCGCCAACTTGATCCTGCTGCCGATCGCCAACAAGCTCAAGGCCATCACCCTGCGCCAGTCGCGCTACCGCGAAATGCTGCTGGAGGGCCTGCTGTCGATCGCCGAAGGCGAGAACCCGCGCTCGATCGAGCTGAAGCTGCAAGGCTTCATGGAGTAA
- a CDS encoding protein-glutamate methylesterase/protein-glutamine glutaminase, producing MAVKVLVVDDSGFFRRRVSEILSADPTIQVVGTATNGKEAIDQALALKPDVITMDYEMPMMDGITAVRHIMQRCPTPVLMFSSLTHEGARVTLDALDAGAVDYLPKNFEDISRNPEKVKQMLCEKVHTISRSNRRFSAYSSPAPAAAPAPASSHAPTSSFASTAPARPAAPARAAAPAAAHSPAPKRKPYKLVAIGTSTGGPVALQRVLTQLPAGFPAPIVLIQHMPAAFTKAFAERLDKLCKISVKEAEDGDVLRPGLALLAPGGKQMMVDGRGTVKILPGDERLNYKPCVDITFGSAAKSYGDKVLSVVLTGMGADGREGARLLKQGGSTVWAQDEASCVIYGMPMAIVKANLADAVYSLDEIGKHLVEACV from the coding sequence ATGGCAGTCAAGGTCCTGGTGGTGGATGATTCCGGTTTCTTCCGCCGCCGTGTCTCGGAAATTCTCTCGGCGGACCCGACGATCCAGGTCGTGGGTACCGCGACCAACGGCAAGGAAGCGATCGACCAGGCGCTGGCGCTCAAGCCCGATGTCATCACCATGGACTACGAAATGCCCATGATGGACGGCATCACCGCGGTGCGACACATCATGCAGCGCTGCCCGACGCCGGTGCTGATGTTCTCCTCGCTCACCCACGAAGGCGCCCGGGTGACCCTCGACGCCCTGGATGCCGGTGCGGTCGACTACCTGCCGAAGAACTTCGAGGACATCTCGCGCAACCCGGAAAAGGTCAAGCAGATGCTGTGCGAGAAGGTGCATACCATTTCGCGCAGCAACCGCCGTTTCAGCGCGTACTCCAGCCCGGCGCCGGCCGCCGCGCCGGCCCCGGCCAGCAGCCATGCGCCGACCAGCAGCTTCGCCAGCACCGCGCCTGCGCGCCCAGCCGCACCGGCCCGCGCCGCGGCACCGGCTGCCGCGCACTCGCCAGCGCCCAAGCGCAAACCGTACAAGCTGGTTGCCATCGGCACTTCCACCGGTGGCCCGGTGGCGCTGCAGCGGGTGCTGACCCAGCTGCCTGCCGGATTCCCGGCGCCGATCGTGTTGATCCAGCACATGCCGGCGGCCTTCACCAAGGCCTTCGCTGAGCGCCTGGACAAACTATGCAAGATCAGCGTCAAGGAAGCCGAGGACGGTGACGTGCTGCGCCCGGGCCTGGCACTGCTGGCCCCAGGTGGCAAACAGATGATGGTCGATGGCCGTGGCACGGTGAAGATCCTGCCAGGCGACGAGCGCCTGAACTACAAGCCATGTGTCGACATCACCTTTGGCTCGGCCGCCAAATCCTACGGTGACAAGGTGCTCTCGGTGGTGCTCACCGGCATGGGCGCCGACGGCCGCGAAGGCGCGCGCCTGCTCAAGCAGGGCGGCAGCACCGTGTGGGCGCAGGATGAGGCCAGTTGTGTGATCTATGGCATGCCCATGGCCATCGTCAAGGCCAACCTGGCCGATGCCGTGTACAGCCTGGACGAGATCGGCAAGCACCTGGTCGAGGCGTGCGTCTGA